From the Aerosakkonema funiforme FACHB-1375 genome, the window TGGCAGATTCTCAGTCAAACTCGATAAAACCCAAGCTTTGCAAGAAGGGGGCGGGATTTCCATCGTTCACAATAGCAAACTCGGAGCCGCTTTCAAAACCAGGGTAACAGCCTTTGCAATGGTGGGATTTCGCAACGCCTCTTTAGTGGTAGCAGCTAGAGGTGCTGTTGGTAAAGGCAAAACCTCCGACTTAAGCATGGTGCGAATGGTCGAACTCGTACAAGAACGCACCTCTAACTACGATCTGGCTCGGTTAGCAGAGGCGATCGCTATTTCAGGCGATCGATACAACCGTCCTTACTTCTACCGTATCGCACGCAATCGAGATGAAGCTGCTAGAGAGCGAGAAGTAGACGAATTGATTGCCGCCGTGAAGCAATCTCGCTCTGACTATGCAAGGATGTTAACTCATTGGCTCGATGAAGTGCTACCCCCCGATACCGATGAAATCGTCTTTTGCGGCGGTACAGCTGAATACGTCAAACCTGAGTTACGTTCTCACTATTCCCGTTACGCTCAATCTTGGCACGCAGGTATCTCAGTACCACCAGAATTAGACCCAAATGGATTAGGACATCGTTTAGCAGATGCTTACGGTTTGTTTATTTATTTCAAATCTCAATTTGAGGGATTGCGTAATAAGGCTACTCAAGCAACTGAGGTCGAATCAACAGAGGAAATAGCTGAGTCTTCTGACGAACTTACTGAATCTACTGCGGAACTTGCTGCTGAATCGACTACCAAAACAACTGATATAGAATCCCCTCCTGTAGCGGCGGTCAGTGCGAAAGATACAGGTGAATTGGATGCCGTTTCCCTATTATCAGGACCTTATCGAGGAAGCGGAAAGAAAAAAGAAAACAGTGAGTCATGTTTAAATGGAAAAATCAGTCATGAGTGAAGAAAAACAGCGGGTTTGGTATCAACTTCGGTGTCAGCCGTATATTGATTCTGATGAAGGAATTTTATTGAATTACCTGCTCAATCATCCTGTTTACGACTCTAAAGAAGCTGCATTTAAAGCGTTTAAGGCATTTTGGAAAGCTTTAGCTTATCAAAAAACGGGTACAGCTTCTTCCGAACAAATTCATCAATTGGGCTGGCATTGTATTGATGCCTTACTCAATCATGTAGATTATCTTTGTGCAAGCTTGGAGTTAAATCGACAACAGTTAGGGTCACTATTAATTGCCAGAGGCTGCGCTCATCATCCTAAATGTGCGCCTTACTTTTTAGGCTTGAAGTATCAAACTGAGAGTGCAAGTCAGCCAGTTTTTCCTTTCCCTACTCAGAGAGAGCCAATCAGTAAGTTAGAAGAGCCAGCAGTCGAGCCTGATGACTTCACAGCGGATACAGATGGATTTAATTTAACGAATTTCGACCCAGCAATGCTCGGCCCCACATTTAGTTAGTACCAGGAGATATATGCCAAACAGAATTCATTTAGTAGACGGGGAGAAAGGCGGAATCGGCAAATCGATGTTTACTTGCGTGCTAGTCGAATACAATCAAAAGTACGACCTCCTTTACACCCTCATTGATGGGGATTTCAAAAATGCTGACGTACAGCAACGCTATCCCGAACATGAAGCGCAAGTAGTTGCTTTAGTCGAAGATGAAGAAAACTTCTTTGACATCGATATCATTTTTGAAACTGCCTTAGAAACTCCAGTCATCGTCAATCTACCCGCTCGCGCTTATGGCATTATCAACAAATGGATTGATGAAGCTGGCTTAGTTTCCCCCGACTTTCTAGAAAAGTCAGGAGTTGATATCTGTAAGTGGTTCTTATGTAGCGGTACGCCTGATAGCATCAAAATGTTTATGGACTCCTTCAATTGTTTTGAAGGTCAACTAAAGCACGTTTTGGTACGTAACTTTGGTGTTTGCAAAGATTGGTCACATATGCAAGGCCATGACGACATCTTGCAACTCATTAACAAACACCAAATCCCCGTCATAGACTTTCCCAAACTCAGTGCCAAAGAAAGGAAGTTTATCGAAACGAAGCGATTGTCTTTCTCTCAAGCAATGAACCATCCAGACTTTTATTTGATTAGCCAACAACGCCTGCACACTTTTCTCGAAGAATCCTACAGTCTAATCGAAAATGTCGGATTGTTTAATGATGCACCAAATCGCTTGATTCAACCTAACATAAATACCACTCCACCTTTAGCCAAACAACCAGATAAAACTGTTGCTTGATGTCTATCAATGCAGTTGATTAACAAAACACCCAGATTGTTCTTCAATCTGCGGTGTACTTATTATAACCTTATTTGGGAGTTAATACAATGCAATATGATGACATTTTAGAAACAGACGAATTTGGTGAAGAATTAGGTAGGACTGAACTAGCTGAACCAGAAGATACAATACCAGAAACAGATAATAAATTTACTTACAAACAAGAGTTTTGGGAAGCTATTGATGATGAACTGAAAACAAAGCGATCGCAGCATGAATCGCCTCTATCTGCCCCACCAAAATACGAGCGAAATACCGAATCATTAATCAGCCAAGTGCTGAAAGGGAAAGACCACGAATTCCGCGCTAATGTCATCAACACAGCTTACCGATACGGTCTAGATAAAAATGACCCCCTTTTAATCATTTTACTGGCTACAGGTCAGCTAGAACTACTGTTAGAACAGAAACCAGATGAGATTGACAACTTCTTTAAAGAGTGGCAATCTAAATGGCGAGCGGACTTAAAAGATTCTCAAGCAATTATCAGCCAAGAAATAGAGCAAGTACAACAGTTTGTTGATAATTGGGCGCAGTCAAGTCGAGAAGTTCTAGAACGTCAGAGTAAAGCAGCAATTAAAGTACAAAGCCGCAATATTTCCAATTCAGTTAAAACCTTAGTGCGACAAGCTGCATTAGAAAAAGTAGCTCACGATATTTGGTCGGTGATTTTTGGCAGTGGTGTAGTGTTTGGTGCGATCGCAATTGGTGTATTCGTTGGATTAGCAATCCCTCGCTTTACTCCATCACCAGAACTCGACCCAACTGGACTCCGACAGCTAACACTGAAAGAAGCAGCAGCATTAGAATGGGGTTTAAGCAACGAGGGCCAATTTGCTCAAAAGAATGCCGATACTATTCGCTGGGCAATGAGTAATGAAGGGAAATACGCTCGTCAGTTTATGAGTTGGAATCAAGCACTGTTGAGTGAAAAGAATGGCAAAAAGCTGTGTGAAACTGAAGTTAGCCGTTTGGGAGTTACTTTAACAGTTGAGGGAAAAGCTTCCAAAGGAGGATTTTGTACTTTGTGGACTCGTTCTCCCAAAGAAAGACAGTTTAGCAGTAATTAAATATAGCTATTAATTAACAGGGTTGCTCTCATCTGTCAGTAGCGATACTGACAGCAACTTACCATTAACAACGTTAACATTATAGCGTTTGACGAAATGAGGATTAGCCCATTGCTCGAAGGCTAAAATACTATCTGTATTCCAGCGTAAGTTAGAAATCGGTCGCCAGGGTAAAAAGCACTCACTTTTCAATTCAAATACTTGACCTGTTTTTCTACGTTCCACAAATATCCTATCTTGACATTGTTCGGATATTCCTGTTCCTGGCAATGGTACACAAGCGATCGCCACTCTGAATGTATTACTTTGATTGCTGGTAGTTTCCGTTAGCTGCATCGAGCGCAATGGTATTGGAGTCTGCACTATCCTAAAATCCTGGCATTCGCTTTGATTGAGAGTGTTGGAGCAAATAGCGATCGCTTGATTGCTTGGAGCAAAGTATACTGCTAAATAAACAACTGCAATCGACAACAACTTTTTCATCTTTGATACCTACGATCGATTCACTGATATAGCCGATAATTCAAATGTAACTTGCCATCCCAAGTCCGGCTGAATTAGAGCTTGGTTATCCAACAAAAGACAAGAAAATTTACTATTGTTTGTGGTAGTAGGTAATTGCTGTAGATATGTCTAGTGTAAAATCAAATAGTGAAGCTGGAGGGAATCGAACCCTCAAAAAGGCCATCGTCTTAGTGAGGCTGCCTTTACCTTTTGGCCACAGCTTCTTTTCAGCTACTAACCCGCTAGGGGCTAAAAAAAGAAAAACCCTCAGTCTAAAACTGAAAGTTTTGTTAGTGATTGCTACCTGTCTATTTAATTTCCAGCGCTATTTCATACAAGATTTGAGTATGGCACTTGTCTGGTTTTGAGTTATCTGTTTGATAATTCTCTTGGTCAATACAAAAACACATCAAATCAGTTACTACATCATCCTCAATGTCTTTAGCCAGCTTAATAACTCGCCTCAAATAAGCTCTTTCCCAATCTTCTAATTTACAAGTTTGTTGTTTCTGATACGCTTTCAACAGTTTGCCTAGCCAAGCTTGGTAACAGTCAAGAGATTCTGCTAATGTTTTAACTCGAAATCTTGCTGTTCCTGGCTTATGGCTGAAGGGATTACCGAGGCCGAGGTCTTCAATACTACGACCTCGACCACAGTACAAAACACCTGGTTTGTTGAGTAGTTTGGAATTGTATCTTCGGATGTTAATTATTGCTCCACCAAACAATAACTGCGCCCTAATTGTGGCACTCGCTGTTTTAGCTAGCTTGCAGAGTTTGCTGAATACTTGGTATAAGTTGCTGCTGCCTATCCTCTAGATGCTTCTTGATTTGCGATCGCAACCAAGATGTAGGTGCATCCTTACCGTTAATTTTAAGCCGAATGCGATCGCTTTTTGGCAAAGTTGCGTTCAAAGAGCGAATAACTGCACGACATTGGCGAAGGGTAAGTTTCTCAATTTGACCTAATTCTAGCACTTCAAGAGTAGTACAATTGGTATTAGTACTACTTGTCTCGACTGTGCAGATAGTGGTGTTTGTGGTGCTTCTTTCTGTTGTGTTTGTTGCATCTGTTGAAACTGTTTCCGTTTGTTCCTCTGTTTGGCTGGTGAATACAGTTGGTATGGTTTCAGATGCTGGCGACGCTAGCTGTTTAGCAAAAGCACCAATGAAAATGTAGTGAGCGAAGATACCACCATAGCCGATAATGGCTACTGCTTCGATTGCGAAAGTCAGAAAATCTTGCAATTCTTGATACATTTGCGTTCACTCAAACTTTTTTAGGGTAGCGGCAATCGCCGCTAGAAATTAAATCTGCCCTTAACTAAAAACCTTGGAATTGACCTTTTAGAGGTATTGACAGCAAAGCAACTGAATTGGTACTTGCTAGTTTCAAATTCTTAAGTACGATCGCTAATCCAAAGTTAAGCAGGTATAGTTTGAATCACCCAAACCCAAGAATCAGTTTTCAGATCGGGCCACCTTTGGAGTAGGTAAACCTTGTGATTCATTGTTGAAATGACTCCTGAAAACGAATAAATTTTTAATCACTTTTACCAGCCGTTGCTCTTGAAATAACCCATTGGGCTGGGGAAGGTTTTGTTGGTAAGTAAAAAGCAAATTGACCAGTTCAGAGAACCAAGTTAGCTACTTCGTCGCTTTAGAAAATTTGGTTTGAAGGGTGAAAGTAAGGGGTGTTGAAGGCGATCGCACTTGGCAGAAAATTCATCACTTAGAATGATTGGCATTTTTCTTACTAGCAGCGATAGCGGCTTTTTGTTGGCTATTGATGGGGTGGGTGGGGGGTCAAAGAAAAACCGCTTTAAGCGGCTTTTAAATTGATTTAATAGATTCGATCTTTATTTGATGAAGTCGTCATTATCATCATCTTCTTCATCTTTAGCATTCCGTTTAGATGCTTTTCCTGCATCTTGCACATTCGGGGCATTAAAAGTCGTTAAGTTAAGTATTGTGGGCAAGAAGGTAGGTGGGGCTGTAATAATACTCAATTGTTATTGCATAGATCGGGGTTGATGATGGTAAGCGTCTTATGTAACGCTTTTTGGAATAAAAAAAGCAGCAAAGGTTACATAAGACAAGCAAAACTGTTGACTATCGCAGGTCGAGCTATAGATATATAT encodes:
- a CDS encoding ParM/StbA family protein is translated as MVRPKKVAVPDAIAVMDFGGLSTRVFYFGSHKSQTNSFIMESQVGPVSRDTANAYTLPNLTSTSPENIAWVAINNDCRAVGYLAASQFNAHIGLNGLKYSSALYKALAALWVISQKLDLGHHFSIAIAVFLPPGEFNDSKQFFELLSRAAASFETPTGRFSVKLDKTQALQEGGGISIVHNSKLGAAFKTRVTAFAMVGFRNASLVVAARGAVGKGKTSDLSMVRMVELVQERTSNYDLARLAEAIAISGDRYNRPYFYRIARNRDEAAREREVDELIAAVKQSRSDYARMLTHWLDEVLPPDTDEIVFCGGTAEYVKPELRSHYSRYAQSWHAGISVPPELDPNGLGHRLADAYGLFIYFKSQFEGLRNKATQATEVESTEEIAESSDELTESTAELAAESTTKTTDIESPPVAAVSAKDTGELDAVSLLSGPYRGSGKKKENSESCLNGKISHE
- a CDS encoding P-loop NTPase family protein codes for the protein MPNRIHLVDGEKGGIGKSMFTCVLVEYNQKYDLLYTLIDGDFKNADVQQRYPEHEAQVVALVEDEENFFDIDIIFETALETPVIVNLPARAYGIINKWIDEAGLVSPDFLEKSGVDICKWFLCSGTPDSIKMFMDSFNCFEGQLKHVLVRNFGVCKDWSHMQGHDDILQLINKHQIPVIDFPKLSAKERKFIETKRLSFSQAMNHPDFYLISQQRLHTFLEESYSLIENVGLFNDAPNRLIQPNINTTPPLAKQPDKTVA
- a CDS encoding DUF6753 family protein, producing MQYDDILETDEFGEELGRTELAEPEDTIPETDNKFTYKQEFWEAIDDELKTKRSQHESPLSAPPKYERNTESLISQVLKGKDHEFRANVINTAYRYGLDKNDPLLIILLATGQLELLLEQKPDEIDNFFKEWQSKWRADLKDSQAIISQEIEQVQQFVDNWAQSSREVLERQSKAAIKVQSRNISNSVKTLVRQAALEKVAHDIWSVIFGSGVVFGAIAIGVFVGLAIPRFTPSPELDPTGLRQLTLKEAAALEWGLSNEGQFAQKNADTIRWAMSNEGKYARQFMSWNQALLSEKNGKKLCETEVSRLGVTLTVEGKASKGGFCTLWTRSPKERQFSSN